In the bacterium genome, one interval contains:
- a CDS encoding DUF1499 domain-containing protein: MFKEQNNILIFALTGLCLAAVFALTAVLAGLGTRWSFWDFRAGLKIFRWSSYAEAVIFVLTLAGLILAIYKQSQHIFIFSLTGFLISVTVAGTALKWMYVARHVPAIHDITTDIENPPQFDAVLALRKNAPNSSEYPGGEISVMQRKAYPGIGPFNAKLKPDKAYELCLAAAKEMGWKIVNAKRDAGFIEATDETFWFGFKDDIAIRITPFNESSRIDLRSVSRVGRSDVGTNAKRIQKFFKRLRDKI; this comes from the coding sequence ATGTTTAAAGAACAGAATAATATTTTAATTTTTGCGTTAACGGGTCTTTGCCTTGCGGCTGTTTTCGCGTTGACCGCCGTTTTAGCGGGCCTTGGCACGAGATGGTCGTTCTGGGATTTCCGCGCAGGACTGAAGATTTTCAGGTGGTCATCTTACGCGGAAGCGGTGATATTTGTGTTAACGCTGGCAGGCTTGATCCTTGCAATATATAAACAATCGCAGCATATATTTATTTTTTCTTTGACCGGATTTCTTATAAGTGTCACAGTGGCTGGCACGGCCCTGAAATGGATGTATGTTGCCAGGCATGTCCCTGCGATCCATGATATTACAACCGATATAGAAAATCCGCCTCAATTCGACGCGGTCCTCGCGCTCCGTAAAAACGCGCCGAATTCTTCAGAATACCCGGGCGGAGAAATAAGTGTGATGCAGCGCAAGGCTTATCCAGGCATCGGACCTTTTAATGCCAAACTTAAGCCGGATAAAGCATATGAACTTTGCCTGGCCGCGGCAAAAGAAATGGGCTGGAAAATAGTTAACGCGAAACGAGACGCGGGATTCATAGAGGCGACAGATGAAACGTTCTGGTTTGGATTCAAGGATGATATCGCGATACGTATCACGCCTTTTAATGAATCAAGCAGGATAGACCTTCGTTCCGTTTCGAGGGTGGGCAGGAGCGATGTCGGGACAAACGCTAAAAGGATACAAAAATTTTTTAAAAGACTGAGGGATAAAATATAG